A genomic stretch from Aedes albopictus strain Foshan chromosome 2, AalbF5, whole genome shotgun sequence includes:
- the LOC109417806 gene encoding dnaJ homolog subfamily C member 22 — protein sequence MGEKLSPSTTGPIGLTKKSSPKESKPKPMKRKSKEEKLNHLFGEPPIDVPAGKKPPQKSVLVTYILWLFGGFFGLHHLYLHQDRRAFVWWCTLGGYFGIGWLSEIYQIPAMVRDANEDPRFVEEFREKLRQNSKPPFQTPRFVMGIMVGYLFGQVIMIAIPQEVFAGVDWSFLHWLIPLGVAIGVWTVGNMGREKGIFWHCLVASYASYPLRYFVLDEAYWFTIMAACSAFAFDYLSKEWDTSVPKREKPLKRAAIIVPCVLLYLSLWGCFFYFNGTITDSDGDEVPVHEAIHNFIRSPWWTDLKQTISDTIQFAQHNGWAEVWKQIIDSMDADGEQNAYKVLGVSPTASQTEITSVWRKLSRENHPDKVKDENLRRAAQEKFMEIQQAYEVLSKIKSKRRQRNKKSNEDL from the exons ATGGGCGAAAAACTATCCCCATCGACGACGGGTCCCATTGGCTTAACTAAGAAGTCATCACCCAAAGAGTCAAAGCCAAAGCCGATGAAGCGCAAAAGCAAGGAGGAGAAGTTGAATCACCTGTTCGGTGAACCTCCGATAGATGTTCCAGCCGGTAAGAAGCCTCCACAAAAATCAGTGCTGGTGACCTACATCCTGTGGCTGTTCGGCGGATTCTTTGGGTTGCATCATCTCTACCTGCACCAGGATCGTCGGGCGTTCGTTTGGTGGTGTACGCTGGGTGGTTACTTTGGTATTGGGTGGCTCTCGGAAATCTATCAAATTCCGGCCATGGTGAGGGATGCCAACGAGGATCCACGCTTTGTGGAGGAGTTCAGGGAGAAGCTGCGACAGAATAGTAAGCCACCGTTCCAAACACCACGCTTCGTGATGGGTATCATGGTGGGATACCTGTTTGGACAAGTGATCATGATAGCGATTCCGCAAGAAGTCTTTGCTGGAGTTGATTGGAGCTTCCTTCACTGGTTGATTCCGTTGGGCGTGGCTATTG GTGTTTGGACCGTGGGCAACATGGGTCGCGAGAAAGGAATATTTTGGCATTGCCTGGTAGCATCTTACGCTTCCTATCCCCTGCGATACTTCGTCCTTGACGAAGCATACTGGTTCACAATAATGGCAGCATGTTCTGCTTTCGCTTTCGATTATTTATCCAAGGAGTGGGATACATCCGTCCCGAAGCGCGAAAAGCCACTGAA ACGTGCCGCCATAATCGTTCCCTGTGTGCTGCTGTACCTCTCGCTCTGGGGATGCTTCTTCTACTTCAACGGCACGATCACCGACTCGGATGGCGATGAAGTTCCAGTGCACGAAGCGATCCATAACTTCATCAGATCGCCCTGGTGGACGGATCTGAAGCAGACCATCTCGGACACGATTCAGTTTGCCCAGCACAACGGGTGGGCGGAGGTTTGGAAACAGATTATAGACTCGATGGACGCCGATGGGGAGCAGAATGCGTACAAGGTGCTGGGAGTGAGTCCGACGGCTTCGCAGACCGAAATCACCTCGGTGTGGCGGAAGTTGTCCCGCGAGAACCATCCGGATAAAGTTAAAGATGAAAATCTTCGTCGAGCGGCACAGGAGAAGTTCATGGAGATTCAGCAGGCGTACGAGGTGCTGAGCAAGATCAAATCCAAGAGGCGACAGCGGAATAAGAAGTCGAATGAGGATCTTTAG